The following proteins come from a genomic window of Lolium rigidum isolate FL_2022 chromosome 5, APGP_CSIRO_Lrig_0.1, whole genome shotgun sequence:
- the LOC124651923 gene encoding small polypeptide DEVIL 11-like: MEMCLDDQWKLSKKGNRRSAAVTPAASSPVGLKGRTSKGSGRSVPGRLASMAREQKARFYIMRRCVTMLVCWRD; encoded by the coding sequence ATGGAGATGTGCCTGGATGACCAGTGGAAGCTGTCCAAGAAGGGGAACCGGAGGTCGGCGGCAGTGACGCCGGCGGCGTCCAGTCCAGTGGGCCTCAAGGGCCGGACATCGAAGGGCTCGGGCAGGTCGGTGCCAGGGCGGCTGGCGAGCATGGCCAGGGAGCAGAAGGCCAGATTCTACATCATGCGGCGGTGCGTCACCATGCTCGTGTGCTGGCGCGACTAG
- the LOC124651426 gene encoding small polypeptide DEVIL 11-like, translating into MEMCLDDKWKLSKKGSRRLAAVMPAAPTTSSAVSPKGRMSRGSGRSVPGRLASLAKEQRARFYIMRRCVTMLVCWRD; encoded by the coding sequence ATGGAGATGTGCCTGGATGATAAGTGGAAGCTGTCCAAGAAGGGGAGCCGGAGGTTGGCGGCGGTGATGCCGGCGGCACCCACCACCAGCAGTGCCGTGAGCCCCAAGGGCCGGATGTCAAGGGGCTCGGGCAGGTCGGTGCCGGGGCGGCTGGCGAGCCTGGCCAAGGAGCAGAGGGCCAGGTTCTACATCATGCGCCGGTGTGTCACCATGCTCGTGTGCTGGCGCGACTAG